A single genomic interval of Helianthus annuus cultivar XRQ/B chromosome 6, HanXRQr2.0-SUNRISE, whole genome shotgun sequence harbors:
- the LOC118479762 gene encoding sterol 14-demethylase-like — translation MDLDPKLLNVITLLIATLIAAKIIATFLIPRSRKRLPPVVNAWPVFGGLFRFLKGPIVMLRQEYPKLGSVFTLNLLNKNITFLIGPEVSAHFFKASESDLSQQEVYQFNVPTFGPGVVFDVDYSVRQEQFRFFTEALRVNKLKGYVDQMVFEAQEYFSKWGESGEVDLKQELERLIILTASGCLLGDEVRNKLFDDVSALFHDLDNGMQPISVIFPYLPIPAHRRRDQARKKLADIFATIINSRKQSGKCENDMLQCFIDSKYKNGRPTTESEVTGLLIAALFAGQHTSSITSTWTGAYLLCNPKHMAAVINEQKDLVNKHGDNVDHDILSEMNVLYRCIKEALRLHPPLIMLLRSSHSDFTVTTKEGKDYDIPKGHIVATSPAFANRLPHVFKDPDTYDPDRYGPGREEDKAAGAFSYISFGGGRHGCLGEPFAYLQIKAIWSHLLRNFELELVSPFPETDWNAMVVGVKGKVMVRYKRKVLQCS, via the exons ATGGATTTAGATCCGAAACTCCTCAACGTCATCACCCTCCTAATCGCCACACTCATCGCCGCTAAAATCATCGCCACTTTCTTAATCCCCAGATCCCGTAAACGTCTGCCGCCGGTGGTCAACGCATGGCCGGTTTTCGGTGGGCTTTTCCGCTTCTTGAAAGGCCCAATTGTTATGCTGAGACAAGAGTACCCTAAATTAGGGAGTGTGTTTACACTCAATCTGTTGAACAAGAACATTACGTTCTTGATTGGGCCGGAGGTTTCAGCCCATTTCTTTAAGGCTTCTGAATCGGATCTGAGTCAGCAGGAGGTGTATCAGTTTAATGTGCCTACTTTTGGACCTGGGGTTGTCTTTGATGTGGATTATTCGGTTAGGCAGGAGCAGTTTAGGTTTTTTACTGAGGCTCTTAGGGTTAATAAGCTTAAAGGGTATGtggatcagatggtgtttgaagcacag GAATATTTCTCCAAATGGGGTGAAAGTGGTGAAGTGGATCTAAAACAAGAACTAGAAAGGTTAATCATTCTTACAGCCAGTGGATGTCTACTGGGCGACGAAGTCCGCAACAAGCTGTTTGATGACGTGTCAGCTCTTTTCCATGATCTTGATAACGGCATGCAACCCATCAGTGTCATATTCCCATACCTCCCGATCCCCGCCCACCGCCGCCGCGATCAGGCTCGCAAGAAGCTAGCCGACATCTTTGCCACCATCATAAACTCTCGTAAACAAAGCGGCAAATGCGAAAACGACATGCTGCAATGCTTTATCGATTCCAAATACAAAAACGGCCGTCCCACCACTGAATCTGAGGTCACCGGACTTCTCATTGCCGCCCTGTTTGCCGGACAGCACACAAGTTCTATAACCTCCACGTGGACTGGAGCGTACCTACTCTGCAACCCGAAACACATGGCTGCTGTGATCAATGAGCAAAAAGACCTTGTGAACAAACATGGCGATAACGTCGATCATGATATTTTGTCGGAAATGAATGTTTTATACAGATGTATAAAAGAAGCGCTGAGACTTCACCCTCCACTAATCATGTTGTTGCGCAGCTCGCACAGTGATTTCACCGTGACTACAAAAGAAGGGAAGGATTACGACATTCCTAAAGGACACATTGTTGCAACGTCACCTGCATTCGCCAACCGACTGCCACACGTGTTCAAAGATCCAGACACATATGACCCAGATAGATACGGTCCTGGCAGAGAAGAAGATAAAGCAGCAGGGGCGTTTTCGTACATTTCCTTTGGCGGTGGAAGACATGGTTGTTTAGGAGAACCGTTTGCGTATCTCCAAATTAAAGCAATCTGGAGCCATTTGTTGAGAAACTTCGAGCTGGAATTGGTTTCTCCATTTCCCGAGACGGATTGGAACGCTATGGTGGTTGGTGTCAAAGGGAAAGTTATGGTTCGTTATAAGCGAAAAGTGTTACAATGTTCATAG